One window of the Acaryochloris sp. CCMEE 5410 genome contains the following:
- the surE gene encoding 5'/3'-nucleotidase SurE: protein MTWILTNDDGIDAPGIAALAQAIEQPALLIAPQTHHSGCGHQVTTSGPITIDQRTLPVESNLLASYGIGGTPVDCVRVALQHLCPTLTWVFSGINMGGNLGSDIYVSGTVAAVREAALHRIPGIALSQYHRRDRPIDWSRSTRWAKRVIQHLQDQPLPSQTFWNVNFPHLPPEAPDPEIIQCPLSRQPLPVAYRQAEAGLVYEGNYHGRDREPGSDVDICFQGNIAVTQIQV, encoded by the coding sequence ATGACTTGGATTCTTACCAATGATGACGGCATTGATGCCCCAGGCATTGCAGCATTAGCACAAGCGATTGAACAGCCCGCTTTGTTAATAGCCCCCCAAACCCACCATTCCGGCTGTGGACATCAAGTGACCACTTCAGGCCCCATTACCATTGACCAGCGAACCCTACCGGTGGAGTCTAACCTGCTCGCCAGCTATGGGATTGGCGGAACGCCAGTCGATTGCGTGCGCGTCGCCCTCCAGCATCTCTGTCCCACACTGACTTGGGTTTTTTCCGGCATCAATATGGGCGGTAACTTAGGCTCTGATATCTATGTTTCGGGAACGGTTGCCGCCGTCCGAGAAGCTGCGTTGCATCGCATTCCCGGTATAGCCCTTTCTCAATATCATCGCCGAGACCGCCCCATCGACTGGTCCCGCTCAACTCGCTGGGCCAAACGGGTCATCCAGCACTTACAGGACCAGCCCCTACCTTCACAAACATTCTGGAATGTAAACTTCCCCCATCTACCTCCAGAGGCCCCCGATCCTGAAATTATTCAATGTCCACTGTCCAGACAACCTTTACCCGTTGCCTATCGCCAAGCGGAAGCAGGTTTAGTGTATGAAGGCAATTACCATGGTCGCGATCGCGAACCGGGTAGTGATGTGGACATTTGTTTTCAGGGCAATATTGCCGTCACTCAGATTCAAGTCTGA
- a CDS encoding sensor domain-containing diguanylate cyclase, with product MEPNLDQLFNICPEIICILKPNYTIHRVNTSFTQLFGWDTSRVHGRSFLDFVHAEWIQQTQQVLQSTINQSIPNFETLHCKADGNQAYLTWSFSFDSSSNSILGIARESEALKRFQEGILQENFRLTELAYTDSLTELMNRRGFLTQLQQYQSFAARTQRPLSILLLDVDYFKTFNDSYGHSAGDQALVLISGILKTNLRRSDLAGRYGGEEFVVCLPDSDQQGSFTVAESLRQAVDNYGWPIQEITISVGVATAIANQDSTYKTAKELINEADRALYHSKQSGRNCSTHHANL from the coding sequence TTGGAACCGAATCTGGACCAACTCTTCAATATTTGCCCAGAGATTATCTGCATATTGAAGCCCAATTACACCATTCACCGAGTGAACACCTCATTTACTCAGCTATTTGGCTGGGATACGAGCCGAGTCCACGGGCGATCATTTCTTGATTTTGTCCATGCTGAATGGATACAGCAAACTCAGCAGGTGCTCCAATCGACAATCAACCAAAGTATTCCTAACTTTGAAACCTTACACTGCAAAGCAGACGGGAATCAGGCCTATTTAACTTGGTCCTTTAGCTTTGACTCCAGCTCAAACTCTATCTTGGGTATTGCCCGAGAGAGTGAGGCCCTCAAACGATTTCAAGAGGGGATTCTGCAAGAGAATTTTCGACTCACCGAACTGGCCTATACCGATTCTTTAACGGAGTTGATGAATCGGAGGGGGTTTTTAACTCAACTCCAGCAATATCAGTCTTTTGCGGCCCGCACTCAACGCCCTTTGTCAATCCTATTGCTGGATGTAGATTACTTCAAAACCTTTAATGATTCCTATGGTCACTCAGCTGGGGACCAAGCCCTTGTCTTAATTTCAGGTATCCTCAAAACCAACTTACGCAGAAGTGACTTGGCTGGTCGCTATGGTGGGGAAGAATTTGTGGTGTGTTTGCCAGACAGTGACCAGCAGGGTTCATTTACTGTAGCCGAGTCGTTACGGCAGGCGGTGGATAATTATGGCTGGCCCATTCAAGAAATTACGATCAGTGTGGGAGTTGCAACTGCGATCGCAAATCAAGACTCTACCTACAAAACTGCAAAAGAACTCATCAATGAAGCCGATCGGGCCTTATACCATTCCAAACAATCCGGCCGCAATTGCTCAACCCACCACGCCAATCTTTAA
- the ggt gene encoding gamma-glutamyltransferase, protein MVLLKFWAACSSICLTIGTLVGPGIAAPPLVQGRTGLVTSTHPDATRVGLEILKQGGNAVDAAVATAMAISVAEPFSAGIGGGGFLLLRLEETDQMIALDFRERAPFKADSRLYLDAEGQVIPRASIDGHRAVAVPGTIAGLQAIHQKHGRLPWKRLLNPAIKLAEEGFVVSDRTHRIIRLRQKALAANPAAREIFLTKGQPLAVGSRLIQTDLAKTLKRLAQDPQDFYSGSIALAIAKDMRNNDGLVSLWDLRTYAPTWREPLCGEFQQMQVCSMPPPSSGGVHLNQILNLLTLGQPFPAKSDHPDYLHALVEAMKIAYADRAEYLGDTDFVEVPVQELISPQYAQRRFQEIDPNQARPADQVKAMDARTLKWLQKESNDTSHLNVVDRDRNAVSLTFTLNLGFGAGVVVPGTGILLNNEMDDFATAPGIPNAFGLVGNTQNAIAPAKKPLSSMTPTIVTEAGKLRLVVGAAGGSTIITTVLQLVMNVLVFEQDVATAIHAPKVHHQWRPLPLRIEERVKFPPTTVEALKQRGHDIQMRTQWGNANLIEVTPQDKLFGAADPRGEGTALGY, encoded by the coding sequence ATGGTGCTACTAAAATTTTGGGCTGCTTGCTCTAGTATATGTTTGACAATCGGCACCTTAGTGGGACCTGGTATAGCCGCTCCACCTCTCGTTCAAGGCCGAACTGGCCTCGTCACCTCTACTCATCCCGATGCAACGAGGGTTGGCTTAGAGATCCTCAAACAAGGGGGTAATGCGGTGGATGCTGCCGTGGCCACAGCGATGGCCATCTCAGTAGCGGAACCCTTCTCAGCAGGGATTGGAGGAGGGGGATTCTTGCTTCTGCGACTGGAGGAGACCGATCAGATGATCGCTCTGGATTTTCGCGAGCGGGCTCCCTTCAAAGCAGATTCTCGACTCTACCTTGATGCAGAGGGGCAGGTGATTCCCCGAGCGAGTATTGACGGCCATCGAGCCGTCGCCGTACCGGGTACTATTGCGGGGTTGCAAGCTATTCACCAAAAACATGGTCGATTGCCTTGGAAAAGGTTACTGAATCCTGCGATCAAACTGGCTGAAGAGGGATTTGTGGTCAGCGATCGCACCCACCGTATCATCCGCCTGCGTCAAAAGGCCCTGGCAGCAAATCCCGCTGCTCGGGAGATTTTTCTGACTAAGGGGCAACCCTTGGCGGTGGGCAGTCGCCTGATCCAAACCGACTTAGCTAAAACCCTAAAACGCCTCGCTCAGGATCCGCAAGACTTTTACTCTGGCTCTATTGCCCTAGCCATTGCCAAGGATATGCGCAATAACGATGGCCTTGTTTCCCTTTGGGATTTAAGGACCTATGCCCCTACTTGGCGAGAGCCCCTATGTGGCGAGTTCCAACAAATGCAGGTCTGCTCCATGCCTCCGCCTTCTTCGGGGGGAGTTCATCTCAACCAAATCCTCAATCTACTTACCCTCGGCCAGCCATTTCCAGCCAAGTCCGATCATCCCGACTATTTACATGCCCTGGTAGAGGCGATGAAAATTGCCTACGCCGATCGTGCCGAATATCTTGGGGATACTGATTTTGTTGAGGTTCCCGTCCAGGAACTGATCAGTCCCCAATATGCCCAACGTCGCTTTCAGGAGATTGATCCCAATCAAGCTCGTCCAGCAGACCAGGTCAAGGCCATGGATGCTCGAACCTTGAAGTGGCTACAAAAAGAATCGAATGATACCAGTCACTTAAATGTAGTGGATCGCGATCGCAATGCCGTTAGCCTCACATTTACCCTCAATTTAGGCTTTGGGGCCGGGGTCGTCGTCCCCGGAACTGGCATCCTTCTCAATAATGAGATGGATGACTTTGCGACTGCACCGGGGATTCCCAATGCCTTTGGATTAGTTGGCAATACTCAAAATGCGATCGCACCCGCCAAAAAGCCCCTCTCCAGCATGACGCCAACCATTGTCACCGAGGCAGGAAAATTAAGACTTGTCGTGGGTGCCGCTGGGGGCAGCACGATTATCACCACCGTATTGCAGTTAGTGATGAATGTGTTGGTGTTTGAACAGGACGTCGCCACCGCCATTCATGCCCCTAAAGTTCACCACCAGTGGCGGCCCCTGCCCTTACGCATTGAAGAACGGGTGAAATTTCCCCCAACCACTGTGGAAGCACTAAAACAGCGCGGACATGACATTCAGATGAGAACTCAATGGGGCAATGCCAACTTAATTGAAGTGACGCCCCAAGATAAATTGTTTGGTGCAGCTGACCCCCGAGGCGAAGGGACTGCGTTAGGGTATTAA
- a CDS encoding NACHT domain-containing protein, translated as MFDSGQYPDHENGRNHLTYGPVPRRRTKRLLEGLIAYANDEFEISEQLRSKIRVNWQTDYQLVVETTVQALVALTQADTYHGHLNNNQVKNSLKLLEKFLNILVDNRSQPRGSHKWNFTIKLWFNRYSTAENLGKFHDEWERLRPSKSKQVTDYGYNTSQSIPTLQGVTYSVAERNRTLNASLNYQSGPHSHQQCYFSTEEYLKRYSERHGILKVLGMRGPAQLDSLYTTMHLLNEDSVLSSESINWLEENYRQRKVFLREEKRAKRQSGLEIANTYQYLMVLGGPGTGKSTFLRKIGLETLNHRDQGGYQHNCIPVFIELKKFSFTEVDLESAIIEEFKICGFPKPQHFLEKALVQGNLLLLLDGLDEVPIEQMSEAISKIQDFANRFHQNRFIITCRPAAYKYNLRNFTDVVIAEFDDHQIRQFIEKWFHQQPQQGRKCWEQLNTDSNTAAKELTRTPLLLTMLCLVFQKEGQFPKHRATLYEKSLWVLLEEWDAEKDVPRESIYKGLAIKRKEIILSKIAFDAFQRDELFITRRTLTQQLEDLLSEMLPDVALIDGKKVLKSIELQHGLLVERVEAVYSFSHLTIQEFLAAQYIFAQSKHDDSLLQELIGEYLTDDRWQEIFLLLSGMSKADRILQIMAKHARSYVENSSALQKLLRCADLMTQNTEGDFKVAAKRATAIGLFFPGVHPLYAITRFANPEDANLKQKLYYTYDLARELTGTLTHKRLLTLALDRNRTTDTVMYCGIESTHKNAFLRAIKISIISAKKFKEAKIFNSVDFNKLVNDLESLKGDIPSGSAPFEENLVFAKRAQQIWINAFKVKFDLVSFSLEELDSLNHYLKAMIVIIHCQKSALSYSQSVWDNIESQILVADA; from the coding sequence ATGTTTGACTCTGGCCAATATCCCGATCATGAGAATGGGAGAAATCACTTAACCTATGGTCCAGTCCCTAGACGAAGGACAAAGCGTCTGCTTGAAGGATTAATTGCCTATGCCAATGATGAATTCGAAATTAGTGAGCAACTCCGATCAAAAATCAGGGTCAATTGGCAGACAGACTATCAACTAGTGGTCGAGACAACGGTTCAGGCTTTAGTGGCCCTAACCCAAGCTGATACCTATCATGGTCACCTTAATAACAATCAAGTCAAAAATTCACTCAAATTATTAGAAAAGTTCCTAAATATCCTTGTAGATAATCGGTCTCAGCCAAGAGGATCGCACAAGTGGAATTTTACAATTAAGCTTTGGTTTAATCGGTACAGTACTGCAGAGAATTTAGGAAAGTTTCACGACGAATGGGAGCGTCTTAGACCCTCTAAATCTAAACAAGTCACTGACTATGGTTATAACACAAGCCAATCAATTCCCACTTTACAAGGGGTTACTTATAGCGTTGCCGAAAGAAATAGAACACTAAACGCTTCACTCAACTATCAATCTGGTCCCCATAGCCATCAGCAATGCTATTTTTCTACGGAAGAGTATTTAAAACGGTATTCGGAACGTCATGGCATTTTGAAGGTATTGGGGATGAGAGGGCCAGCCCAGCTGGACTCCCTCTATACCACGATGCACTTACTCAACGAAGATTCCGTCCTTAGCTCTGAGTCCATTAATTGGCTGGAAGAGAACTACCGGCAGCGAAAAGTTTTTTTGCGAGAAGAAAAGCGGGCTAAACGACAGTCTGGCTTAGAGATAGCCAATACATATCAATATCTAATGGTATTAGGCGGTCCTGGTACAGGCAAATCCACCTTCTTACGGAAAATAGGCCTAGAAACTCTAAATCATAGGGATCAAGGTGGCTATCAGCATAACTGCATTCCCGTCTTTATTGAGCTTAAAAAATTTAGTTTTACAGAAGTTGATCTGGAATCCGCAATTATTGAAGAATTCAAAATTTGTGGATTTCCTAAACCTCAGCATTTTTTGGAGAAGGCTCTGGTTCAAGGGAATTTGCTGTTATTGCTAGATGGGCTAGATGAAGTACCGATAGAACAAATGAGCGAGGCAATATCAAAAATCCAAGATTTTGCCAATCGATTTCACCAAAATCGGTTCATCATTACCTGTAGACCTGCGGCCTATAAATATAATCTCCGCAACTTTACAGATGTTGTCATTGCTGAATTTGATGACCATCAGATTAGGCAATTTATAGAAAAATGGTTTCATCAGCAACCCCAACAGGGTCGAAAATGTTGGGAGCAACTGAATACTGACAGTAATACGGCCGCCAAAGAGCTGACTCGAACACCATTGCTGCTCACCATGCTTTGTCTTGTTTTCCAAAAGGAAGGACAGTTCCCGAAACATAGAGCAACCTTGTATGAAAAGTCTCTGTGGGTGCTTTTAGAAGAGTGGGATGCTGAAAAAGATGTGCCCAGAGAAAGTATTTATAAAGGACTGGCCATCAAACGCAAAGAGATTATTCTTTCAAAAATTGCGTTTGATGCCTTTCAAAGAGATGAACTATTTATCACAAGACGAACTCTAACCCAGCAGCTTGAAGATCTATTGAGTGAAATGCTGCCGGATGTTGCGTTAATTGATGGCAAAAAAGTCTTGAAATCAATTGAATTACAGCATGGACTATTGGTTGAGCGGGTCGAGGCGGTGTACTCCTTCTCACACTTAACCATACAAGAATTTCTAGCTGCTCAGTACATTTTTGCTCAGTCTAAACATGATGACTCACTTTTACAGGAGTTGATTGGAGAATATCTAACAGATGATCGGTGGCAAGAAATTTTCTTATTGCTATCAGGTATGAGTAAGGCAGACAGAATTTTACAAATCATGGCAAAGCATGCCCGTAGCTATGTGGAAAATTCTTCAGCACTCCAGAAGTTACTGCGATGTGCGGATCTAATGACTCAAAATACGGAAGGTGATTTCAAGGTAGCAGCCAAAAGAGCGACTGCGATTGGACTCTTTTTCCCTGGTGTACATCCTCTCTATGCTATTACCCGTTTCGCAAATCCAGAGGATGCCAATCTCAAACAGAAACTGTACTATACCTATGATTTAGCTCGTGAGCTTACAGGCACCCTAACACACAAACGACTACTAACTCTGGCTTTAGATCGCAATAGAACAACCGATACAGTGATGTATTGCGGCATAGAAAGCACCCATAAAAATGCATTTTTACGTGCTATTAAAATTTCAATCATTAGCGCCAAAAAGTTCAAAGAAGCGAAAATATTCAACTCTGTCGACTTCAATAAATTAGTGAACGATCTTGAATCACTAAAAGGTGATATCCCCAGTGGCTCAGCGCCTTTTGAGGAGAATTTAGTGTTCGCTAAGCGAGCCCAGCAGATCTGGATTAATGCGTTTAAAGTCAAGTTCGATTTGGTCAGCTTTTCCTTGGAAGAATTGGATTCCCTCAATCATTATCTCAAAGCCATGATTGTTATCATTCACTGTCAGAAGTCTGCATTATCATACTCACAATCAGTTTGGGACAATATTGAATCCCAAATATTAGTTGCTGATGCATAA
- the tnpC gene encoding IS66 family transposase — protein MSESDIRAIYHQGEDAVVELVTLLIKRIERLEEHLGKDSRNSSKPPSSDGFGKRTKSLRGKSKRKSGGQKGHPGSTLEWRETVDAVVLHPVTQCQGCGASLTEVAVLEYELRQVHELPSLSLQVIEHQAEVKYCEHCQTLNRGKFPSDVTNVVQYGSNLKGLMVYLMEAQLLPFERTRELLKDLLGCQVSEGTLCNTRTTCAQQLEPIEAQIKDAIEQAAVGHFDETGLRVNSKLWWLHVACTSGLTYYFVHAKRGTAAMDEMDILPNFTGTSIHDGWKSYARYGCTHSLCNAHHLRELRFIVERYKQPWAEEMISLLLDIKAEVERAKAEHLSVLDARQVEAFEQRYRQVLADGFKHNPMPTVDENAPKKRGKQKQSTPKNLLDRLRKHQAAVLAFMYDFQVPFDNNQAERDIRMMKLKQKISGCFRSLAGAQQFCRIRGYISTLRKQDIPVLDALKSIFADNPVRPVLQPGQ, from the coding sequence ATTAGTGAATCTGATATTCGAGCAATCTACCATCAAGGAGAGGATGCAGTTGTTGAGCTGGTCACCCTTCTTATTAAACGGATAGAGCGACTAGAAGAGCATCTTGGCAAAGATAGTCGGAACAGTAGTAAACCACCCTCAAGCGATGGCTTTGGGAAGCGGACCAAAAGTCTACGGGGTAAGAGTAAGCGTAAAAGTGGGGGTCAAAAAGGCCATCCCGGTAGTACCTTGGAATGGCGTGAAACCGTCGATGCCGTAGTGTTACATCCAGTCACTCAATGTCAAGGCTGTGGTGCCTCGTTAACAGAGGTCGCCGTCCTTGAGTATGAACTGCGCCAGGTTCATGAGCTGCCCTCCTTGTCATTACAGGTCATCGAGCATCAAGCAGAAGTCAAATATTGTGAGCACTGTCAAACCTTGAACCGGGGTAAATTCCCCAGCGATGTCACCAATGTGGTTCAGTATGGCAGTAATCTCAAAGGCTTGATGGTGTATTTGATGGAGGCTCAACTGTTGCCGTTTGAGCGCACCCGTGAACTGCTTAAAGACCTCTTGGGTTGTCAGGTTTCTGAAGGAACCCTGTGCAACACCCGTACAACCTGTGCCCAGCAATTAGAACCGATTGAAGCCCAGATCAAAGACGCTATTGAGCAAGCAGCTGTGGGACATTTTGACGAGACGGGGTTGCGAGTCAACAGCAAGTTGTGGTGGCTGCATGTCGCTTGTACGAGTGGATTAACCTACTACTTTGTCCATGCCAAACGCGGCACAGCAGCGATGGACGAAATGGATATTCTGCCAAACTTTACGGGCACGAGTATTCATGATGGTTGGAAGAGCTATGCCCGCTATGGTTGTACGCATAGCTTATGCAATGCCCATCATTTGCGCGAACTCCGATTTATTGTTGAACGCTACAAACAACCTTGGGCTGAGGAGATGATCTCACTGCTGCTAGATATCAAAGCTGAGGTAGAGCGGGCAAAAGCTGAACACTTAAGCGTTCTCGATGCGAGACAAGTCGAGGCGTTTGAGCAGCGGTATCGCCAAGTGTTAGCCGATGGATTCAAGCATAATCCAATGCCAACCGTCGATGAAAATGCACCCAAGAAACGAGGCAAGCAGAAGCAGAGTACACCCAAAAACTTGCTCGACCGACTTCGAAAGCACCAAGCTGCTGTCTTGGCGTTTATGTATGATTTTCAGGTGCCTTTTGATAACAATCAGGCTGAGCGCGATATCCGCATGATGAAGTTGAAGCAGAAGATATCGGGATGTTTTCGCTCCTTGGCAGGTGCCCAGCAGTTCTGCCGCATTCGCGGTTATATTTCAACTTTGAGAAAGCAAGATATCCCTGTACTGGATGCACTCAAAAGTATTTTTGCTGACAATCCTGTTAGACCAGTGCTTCAGCCTGGGCAGTAA
- a CDS encoding histidine decarboxylase — MKSQWLSKYSLSSADAERLDQFFDDIQKESKLFLGYPCNGIFDYSPLYRFLQYPFNNVGDPFLASNYHLNTHVFECELLEIFQDLTQAPPGSTWGYITNGGTEGNHYGLFLARELMPGGIVYYSQDAHYSIDKVLRCLNLDSIMIRSQPDGSMDLDDLRETLRIHRDVPAIVCAAIGTTMKGAVDDIAGIQGIFQDLALKRHYLHADAALGGMVLPFIDTAPPWNFEDGIDSIAISGHKMIGSPIPCGVVLAKKGNVDRIAQSVEYIGTLDTTLSGSRNGFTPLFLWYAFHTIGVDGFKQIVPNCLKMADYAITQLNQLDRNAWRHPYSNIVVFDRPSPVVTQRWQLACNGSLTHLIAMPHVVKEQVDQLVADIQSLESPPEPSLTDLPVCETTLGETNEEITLVGSSEEYLLTQISVALASAGISIEDITAVQAAGGSIIQLKVSDRARALQILNEHLDIGRCHGQYRPFNTEAATQMLTQADYQTVSQDALLVKLNDKPGALAELMKKCREHAIAIRSVRLVWRGQGSALVEIASDQHQILQRLLEEQVVMQ, encoded by the coding sequence ATGAAATCACAATGGCTATCCAAGTATTCGTTATCCTCTGCAGATGCAGAGCGATTAGACCAATTTTTTGATGATATTCAGAAAGAATCGAAGCTGTTTTTAGGGTATCCCTGTAACGGCATTTTTGATTACTCCCCTCTGTATCGATTTCTGCAATATCCCTTCAACAATGTGGGGGATCCTTTTCTCGCCAGTAACTATCACCTCAATACCCACGTTTTTGAATGTGAACTACTGGAAATTTTTCAAGACCTAACCCAAGCTCCCCCGGGAAGTACTTGGGGCTATATTACTAATGGTGGAACTGAGGGGAACCATTATGGTTTATTTCTTGCGCGGGAGTTAATGCCAGGGGGCATCGTTTATTATTCTCAAGATGCCCATTACTCCATCGACAAAGTTTTGCGCTGTCTGAATTTAGATAGCATTATGATTCGGAGTCAGCCGGATGGCTCGATGGATTTAGACGATCTGCGAGAGACCTTACGGATTCACCGGGATGTGCCAGCGATTGTGTGTGCCGCGATTGGAACCACTATGAAAGGGGCCGTCGATGATATTGCTGGAATTCAAGGGATTTTTCAGGATCTGGCTTTGAAGCGTCATTATCTCCATGCCGATGCAGCTTTGGGGGGGATGGTTCTTCCGTTTATTGATACTGCGCCTCCATGGAACTTTGAGGATGGCATTGATAGTATTGCCATTAGTGGCCATAAAATGATTGGTTCGCCGATTCCCTGTGGTGTGGTCTTGGCGAAAAAAGGTAATGTTGATCGAATTGCTCAAAGTGTGGAATATATCGGCACCTTGGATACCACTCTCAGTGGATCTCGGAATGGCTTTACGCCGTTGTTTCTTTGGTATGCCTTTCACACGATTGGTGTGGATGGGTTTAAGCAGATCGTACCGAACTGTTTAAAGATGGCAGACTATGCCATTACCCAGCTGAATCAACTTGACCGCAATGCTTGGCGACATCCCTATTCCAATATTGTGGTCTTTGATCGCCCTTCCCCTGTGGTGACTCAGCGATGGCAGTTGGCCTGTAATGGTTCTTTGACCCACCTGATTGCTATGCCCCATGTGGTGAAAGAACAGGTTGATCAATTGGTGGCTGATATTCAATCCTTGGAATCACCACCAGAACCTTCTTTAACTGATCTACCGGTCTGTGAAACGACTTTAGGGGAAACCAACGAAGAAATTACCCTGGTCGGTTCATCTGAAGAATATTTGCTGACTCAGATATCTGTGGCTTTGGCGTCAGCGGGAATTTCCATTGAAGATATTACGGCGGTTCAGGCCGCAGGGGGAAGCATCATCCAGCTGAAGGTGAGTGACCGGGCTCGGGCATTACAGATTTTGAATGAGCATCTAGATATTGGTCGTTGTCATGGTCAGTATCGACCCTTTAATACAGAAGCTGCGACTCAAATGCTGACTCAGGCAGATTATCAGACCGTTAGTCAAGATGCCCTGCTCGTGAAGCTGAATGATAAGCCTGGGGCCTTAGCGGAGTTGATGAAGAAATGTCGAGAACATGCGATCGCAATCCGTAGTGTTCGTCTTGTATGGCGAGGCCAAGGCAGTGCCCTAGTCGAAATCGCCTCGGATCAACATCAAATCTTGCAGAGGCTACTCGAGGAACAGGTGGTTATGCAATAG
- a CDS encoding AAA family ATPase, producing MKEELSILIQAQYPLIYLVTPEEERAEEAIAAIAQRQERKVFVWTLTRGTVEHGQPRSSTQHSTVSPQMAIQSAIGERQDAIFIFKDLHPFLDNAEVMRWLRDAIASFKNTRKTIILMSPVHQVPHELETEMVVLDYPFPNLAELQDVLDQQLQFTGRSLGTPAREKLLKAALGLTKDEAEKVYRKAKVTAGQLTEAEVEVVLSEKKQLIRRNGILDYIESDHTIDAVGGLEELKHWLTQRSEAFTERAREYGLPQPKGMLILGVPGCGKSLIAKTTSRLWGLPLLRLDMGRVYDGSTVGRSEANLRSALKTAESISPAILFIDEMDKAFAGGAGSADSDGGTSSRIFGSFLTWMQEKTSPVFVMATANRVERLPGEFLRKGRFDEIFFVDLPNPQERQQIFNIHLSQRRRDISRFNLAELANVCEGFSGAEIEQVVIAAMYEAFAQNREFTQLDIIAASRSTLPLSKTMTEQVMALRDWARQRARPAAASVAEYQRLEF from the coding sequence ATGAAAGAAGAGCTAAGTATTCTTATTCAAGCTCAATATCCTTTGATCTACCTCGTTACCCCCGAGGAAGAACGGGCAGAGGAAGCGATTGCTGCCATTGCTCAAAGGCAGGAACGAAAGGTTTTTGTTTGGACGTTGACTCGGGGAACCGTTGAGCATGGACAGCCCCGCAGTTCCACCCAACATAGTACTGTTTCTCCCCAGATGGCGATTCAATCAGCAATCGGGGAACGTCAAGACGCCATCTTTATTTTTAAGGATCTGCATCCGTTTCTGGATAATGCCGAAGTGATGCGGTGGTTACGAGATGCGATCGCAAGCTTTAAAAACACCCGCAAAACCATCATCTTGATGTCTCCCGTCCATCAGGTTCCCCATGAGCTGGAGACGGAAATGGTCGTTCTCGACTATCCCTTCCCTAACCTTGCTGAACTCCAAGACGTTCTAGATCAGCAGTTGCAGTTTACTGGGCGGTCCCTAGGCACTCCAGCACGGGAAAAACTGCTTAAAGCCGCCCTCGGGTTGACCAAAGATGAAGCTGAAAAAGTTTATCGTAAAGCCAAAGTAACGGCGGGTCAACTCACAGAAGCCGAAGTTGAAGTTGTTCTTTCCGAGAAGAAGCAGCTTATTCGCCGCAATGGAATTTTAGACTACATCGAAAGTGATCACACCATTGATGCTGTTGGTGGTTTAGAAGAATTGAAGCATTGGCTAACCCAGCGATCGGAAGCCTTTACCGAACGGGCACGGGAATATGGCTTACCCCAACCCAAAGGCATGTTAATTTTGGGGGTTCCAGGATGTGGGAAATCCCTGATCGCCAAAACCACTTCACGGTTATGGGGTTTACCTCTCCTCCGTTTGGATATGGGACGTGTCTATGACGGTTCCACCGTAGGACGTTCAGAAGCCAATTTACGAAGCGCTCTTAAAACCGCTGAGTCTATTTCTCCAGCCATCTTATTTATTGATGAAATGGACAAGGCATTTGCCGGTGGTGCCGGATCAGCAGATTCAGATGGTGGCACCTCCAGTCGGATTTTCGGGTCTTTCTTAACCTGGATGCAGGAAAAGACTTCTCCCGTCTTTGTTATGGCTACCGCTAATCGGGTTGAGCGCTTACCTGGAGAATTTCTACGCAAAGGCCGATTTGACGAAATTTTCTTTGTCGATCTGCCCAACCCCCAAGAGCGTCAGCAAATTTTCAATATCCATCTCTCCCAGCGCCGTCGAGATATTTCCCGATTTAACCTCGCTGAACTCGCAAACGTTTGCGAAGGCTTTTCGGGGGCTGAAATTGAACAGGTCGTCATCGCCGCCATGTACGAAGCCTTTGCCCAAAATCGTGAATTCACGCAACTCGATATTATTGCCGCCAGCCGCTCCACCTTACCCCTCTCCAAGACAATGACCGAGCAGGTAATGGCCTTACGGGACTGGGCTCGCCAAAGAGCCCGCCCTGCAGCAGCCTCAGTCGCAGAATATCAGCGACTTGAGTTCTAA
- a CDS encoding DUF1257 domain-containing protein: MSHFSTLRTKITEAEILKSSLKDLGIEVKTNADVRGYNGQRVRADIVAVLDGEYDLGWSHNTDGSFDLIADLWGVAKKHNQTELINSINQKYAVNKTLSEIKRPELQNANVKLVLHR, translated from the coding sequence ATGTCACACTTTAGCACTCTCCGCACCAAGATCACGGAAGCTGAAATTCTTAAGTCTTCCCTGAAGGATCTCGGTATTGAAGTTAAGACAAATGCCGACGTGCGGGGCTATAACGGCCAGCGTGTTCGGGCAGATATCGTTGCAGTTTTAGACGGTGAATATGATTTGGGTTGGTCCCATAATACTGATGGCTCCTTTGATCTGATTGCTGATCTATGGGGCGTTGCCAAAAAGCATAATCAGACTGAACTCATTAACTCCATTAATCAAAAGTACGCCGTCAACAAAACATTGTCAGAAATTAAGCGACCTGAACTCCAAAATGCCAACGTCAAGTTGGTTCTCCATCGCTAA